From the Candidatus Methylacidiphilales bacterium genome, one window contains:
- a CDS encoding NfeD family protein encodes MIWIAALMLGGFALAVAEIFLPGILVGLVGVALLLAAVVVAGFQFGPVGLGWTLGIELAVGTLIFFLWMRYFPQSRFGSKFRLDTTESQKSGDSLPADWIGAEGVALTALRPSGTAKIRDRRLDVLTEGLHVEAGKTVTIVKIEGAAIFVRPTLIN; translated from the coding sequence ATGATCTGGATCGCCGCCCTCATGCTTGGTGGCTTCGCCCTGGCCGTCGCAGAAATCTTCCTCCCCGGCATCCTCGTCGGACTGGTCGGTGTCGCCCTGCTCCTGGCCGCCGTCGTTGTCGCCGGATTCCAATTCGGCCCCGTCGGTCTGGGCTGGACGCTGGGCATCGAACTGGCTGTGGGCACCTTGATCTTCTTCCTCTGGATGCGCTACTTCCCCCAATCCCGCTTCGGCAGCAAATTCCGCCTCGATACGACAGAATCGCAGAAATCCGGCGACTCCCTCCCGGCTGACTGGATCGGCGCCGAGGGCGTTGCCCTGACCGCCCTCCGCCCCTCCGGCACCGCCAAAATCCGCGACCGCCGCCTCGACGTCCTGACCGAGGGTCTCCACGTCGAAGCCGGGAAAACTGTGACCATTGTCAAAATCGAAGGTGCCGCTATTTTTGTCAGACCCACGCTAATCAACTAA